A region of the Verrucomicrobiia bacterium genome:
GGGCAGGCAGCCCAAGCCCAACAGGCTTTTGAGATGTTTGAAACGTAATTCGATCTGCCAGCGAACGCGGTAGAGTTCCAGAACCTCGCGAGTGTCCAGCACCGCTTGACTCACGGTGGTAAAGACCATGACGAACTCCGCCCGGGGCGCCAAGGGATGCGGGATGGAGGAGGTGCAAAGCCCGGCGGAGAGGCTATGAGGAAGGAGAAGCCAGATCGACCGTGGGAGAAGGGTCAGCTTTTTTTGAACTTCCATGCCATGTCGAGCATCTCCTGGTTGTAAGGCTCGGGAACAACGGCGTCAGCGGCATAGAGGTAGAGGGCGCCTTTATAGACCTGGCTGGCGACACCGACCAAATAGCTCCAGGCGATGAGCGAGAGGAACCAGAGCAGGCCCACAAGAGCCAGTAACCAGAAGTTGTGCAAGGCAACCGAGAGGGCGAGCGCGCCGCCGAGCACGACAATTGAGCCGAGCAGAATTAAGGTGTTGGCAAAGGCCAAACCGACGTAACCGATGAGGGCCTCGCCCCAGGTCTTCTTCAAGCAGCCAGCGGATTTGCGCAGCATGGCGACGGGGTTGGCCCCCTGCTCGCCGCGCACGATAATGGGGATAACGAAAACGGCCGCGACGCTCCAGGCGAGGCCAATGATTTTGGCCATAATGCGACCCACCAGGTCGAGGCGTTGCTCAATCATTTTAATGATAAGGCCAACCAGGCCGGCAAAAAGTGTCCAGGTCACGATAGCCTGCCAGCGCGAGGCGGCAAACCTGAGACCGCGGGCAATGGAGACGGGTTGGCCGCCCAGGGCGGCGAGGATTTCGTGGTAGAAGGCGACATTAAAGAAAGTGGCGACAAACATGGACACGAAATAGAGGAAAACACCGTAAGCCAGGGCGGCCCCGGTGAAGCCCACTCCCTGCCGGCCCCCTGAATGGGTGAAGAGGGACTGGCTGATGGCCTGCCAATGCTGCGCGGAGAGATAGGAATAGCCTGTGGGCCGCAGCAGCGGCGGGGCGAGAAAGAACAGAATAATGACGAGGGTGCAAAGAAAGATGACAATTGGGAAGACCAGCAACTGCTTGTTTCGGGCGATGATCGACAGCGAACTTTTCAACAACAACCAGCTTCGTTGGAATTTGCTCATGGAATCGTTCCTTTCTTGAATGACGATTGTTGGGTCACGAGCTGGATTCCACCATAGATGACTGGCAAATGCCATTACAAAAAGAGAGGCAGGCGGGCCGCGAAATGAGCGCCAAAACCTCTGTCAACTCCTTGCCCAGTCGGAGGTGAAACAAGGTTCACGCCAACGCGCCCAAGCGGCGTGTGAATGAGAGCCGCACAGCCCTAAAGAATCCCGTCATACGGCCGGGGCCGTGGCCTTCAGTCATCGTTTTGCAGATTGGATCCGTGGAAGTCTTCGGCCGCCAATGAGACGGGGAGGGCTAAACGGAAAAAGCCTGTCCCCTGTGCCATGTTCGTGAATGGACTGGTTGCGCCGGGAACACCGCTATAAGGCCCGAGCGCCGCCGGCGCGCATTCGAGGGTTGCCGCCGGGTTCGCCCAACGCAGAATGACACCGGCGCCGCCCCGCTCTATACTCAACGCCAGCGGCTCGGCGATGGGCGCCGCGGCCGTCACCGCTTCAAATGAGGCGCCAACCCGCAAGTCGTCTATGAGGATTGTCGCGCCGAGGTCGCTGTCCTGGCGGAACCCAAAGGAGGCGATTGGAGTTGCCGTCTGCGGGTCTGCGCCACTCACGGCCGTGTCGGATTCAGCCTTGGGATCGACCCATAAGGTGGTGATTGCGGTATCAATTGCGTAGCGGGTCACGACGGTATAGGTCCAATCAGGACTCAGCACGGCAAAGAACTGGTTGGTGGCGTGGTCCAGTCCATTGGCCACGAGCAATCGGAACCCGCCCGGCCACGAGTTGGTTGTCGAGGCAAAAATCCGTCCGCGGAGCATGCTGCCGTCGGCAAAATGCGCGAAGTAACCTGGGGCGGGCTTGGGCAAGGCAAGGAACTTCACCTTGAAGCTTGCGTAAAGGATAGTGCCGTAGCCTTTGGCGTAAGGGGCGCCGGCCAACCGCGCGATGACGTCCTCGGTTTGCGCGCCGGTGATCTGGAGTTGCCCGTTGGTGACCTGGCATTGGCCATAAGTGCCGGAGCGGTTGTCCCATAACCCGGCCGAATTGGAGAGCAGCGAGCCATTGGGGTAATCGAAAGGCTCTTCGAGGAGAACAGCCGGGCTGGGCCGCACCAGGAGCGAGAAGGCGCTGCTGGTTGTGTTGGCGCCATCGCTGACGGTCAGGGTGATGGGCGCCACTCCGCTTTGTCCAGACGCCGGCGTGAGTATCACCGTGCGATCGCTGCCACTGCCTCCCAAGTTGATATTGGCCGGCGTGTTGGGCACCAACAACGGGTTGGCCGAACGAGCCGAGACGGCCAAACTATCGGCGGGAGTTTCGAGGTCGCCCACGTTAAAGGCGATTGGCCCAGCCGGCGTGTTCAGCAGCGTATTGGTGGGCCCAACGCTCGAAATGAACGGCGGCGTATTCTCCGGCAGGACTTGGACCGTGAAGGTTGTGCTGTTGGATTTGCCACCGGAATCGATGACGGACAACGTAATGACCGAGAGGCCTGGCTGGCCCGCCGCGAGAATCGTGACCGTCCGCTGCCCGCCAGCGCCGGCGAGAATAATGTTAGCGGAGGGGAGCACTGCCGGGTCCGAGGAGGCCTTATCCAGGGTGAGCTTTTCCGGCGCATCCTCCAGGTCCCAAACCAGGACGCGCAGTGGCTCGGATGATTGGTAAACCCGCAGAGTCAAGTTGGTGAGGGTCGATAGATGCGGCGGCGTGTTGGCGCCCGCGCGCAGCGCGCCCGAGATGGTGACCATGTCGAAGCGAATTGTGCCGCTGGTTGTATAGCTCGAACCGGAAGTGGGAACATACGCGTTGGTTCCTGAGCCAGTTGCCGTGCTCTCAAATTCCGTTACGAGCCGGAAACCGAATCGGGGATTATCGGCAGCCCCGGCAATGGCGCTTAAATCAACCGATTGATTCGTAAAGACGCTCGCGGCGTAGAGCGCGATCACGTCCGCATCATTAAAGGCGCTGCCATCCAGGGTGTATTGCAGGCGGGCGTAACGGCTGGCGCTGCCGCTGTTTTGCTGTGACCAACTCAGAACAATGTTCTCGTAATCTGTCGTCGGCACGTCAAATTCCACACCCGCCGACTTATTGGCGCTGGCGGCGGGCGGATATTTTGAGGTGTTCCACGCCGAATTGTCTGCCGCCCCCGCCGGGTCCAGGCGGGTATTGCCGGCAACGAATTCTCCGCTTGATGCCGGCCCGGCGCCGCCGACATAAGAGCTCAGGCCATTGCCAGTCGAGGGGATTCTGCTGCCGGTCTTGGCATCCCCATCCGGGGCGGGGCTGTTGAAAGTCCATTGCGCGACGATGTCGGCCCGCGCGCTAGCCATCGAGAGCAGCACCAGAAACAGGACGAGCCGGCTCGATTTCCAGAAGGAGATTGCAGGAACTGCTTCCCGGCCTTGGATTTTGGAGAGTTTAGAATTTATGCTCATTTCCTTTGTTGAGGTTATTAGAATGAGGAAGGAACAAAGTCAAGCCTTGAAAGAGCCCTAGCCCCAACGGTCCAAGTTCAATCAGAAAGCCGGTTCCAAATCCTTGCAGGAGACGAACGCAAGGAGTCTCTGGTACAGGCCCTCGAAACCATGCGCCCAACGGTGTGGCTTCGGGGTAAAGACCTGTTTGAATCCTGTGCTTCCTTAGCAGCGCCTCGCCATCCGGCGTTTAACTCGAAAACAGGACGCCATGGGATTTCAAAAAAGGTCTCAGGTGGCGCCTTGGCCGCCCACCACCTCTGAAGGCCTGCTGAGGCTCTTGGGCCCTGAGAGTCCCAGTGCTCTCAGCCAGCGCCTGACGGAGGTTTCTCCCAGAGCAAAATCCTCCAGGGCGAGTGCGGGCCGGCGGATGAGATTTTCCAACACCCCTGAAAAGGAACGCAGCAGAAAGGCTATCCTCCCTTGGGAGAAAACCCCTGAATCGTACTCGCAGGACAACAACCATTGGCTATTGCGAGGCTCGGCCTCGAAGCGAAGGTCCAGCAAGGCCGACAGAGGATGAATGGGGCTGGGGGTGATTTGGAGGGCGTTGCTGTGGGATTCGAGTGTGCCGGGGACGTTGTGCCACAGCAGGGCCACGTTATATAGTGGATTGCGCCGGGCACCTCGAGTTGGCTGTGTCGCAATGACAATCTGCTCGAAAGGGCAGTCCTGGTGGGATTGGGCATCGAGCACCACCCGGGGGGGCCTCGAGTAATACCTGTTCGCCGGTCTCCTTTCCCCGCAGGTCCAGCCGCAGTGGCAGAAAATTAATGAAGCAGCCGACCAACTCCTCAAACTCGCGCCGAGAACGCCCGGCCGTTACAGTGCCGATAACCAGGTCGGTTGCCCCCGTCCATTTTTTCAAAGTAATCGCAAGGGCCGTCAGCAGCACCATGAACGGCGTGGCTCGGCGGCTCCGGGCCAAACGGGTCGCTGCCTGCGCGGTCTTGCTTGAAAAAACGAGCGACTGCCGCAAGGCCGCGGGCTTTTCGGGCGACGGCAGGGGGTCTTGTGGAAAAGCCACTTGCTGAGGGGCTCCTGAAAGGAGTTGCTTCCAATAACTCACTTCCCGCTCCAGAAGCGGGCCACTCATATAGAGCCGCTGCCATCGCGCATAATCGGCGTATCGCAAGGCCGGGGCCGGTTGGGTTGGAGAGGAGCCGGAAACGAAGGCTTCGTAAAAGCGCTGGACATCCTTAAAGAGAATGGCCAGAGACCAACCGTCGGAGACGGCATGGTGCATTACCAGCAACAACGCGCTTTCGGTTGCGCTCAGTTTAAACAGGCTGGCGCGCATCAGAGGGGCCTTGGCTAGATCAAAAGGACGCCGGACTTCCAGGGCGAGGAGTTGCTGCAATTTGGATTCTCGTTGTTTGGCCGGCACGTGTTCGAGGGTGGTGGCCGCCATTTCCAACCGGGCTTCTCCATCGATGGCTTGCATTAAGCACCCATCGGCATACCGGAAACTGGTTCGCAAGACATCATGACGCCTCAGGACCTCTCCCAGCGCGCACTCCAGAGCAGCAACATCCAAATTGCCCTTTAACCGAAGCGCCCAAGCCATATTGTAAGCATCCGTCTTTGGATTCATCTGATGCAATAGCCAGAGCCGCTCCTGGGAAAAGGAAGCGGGCGCCCCCCCGGCGTCAGGCAGTCCCGTCGAGAACAATTCCTTTCCATTGGGCACATCTGGGGTTGCTGAATCCAATCGACGGGCCAATCCCTCAACGGTAGGGGCGTCGAAAAGACGGGACAGGGGCAATTCGATCCCAAAAGCATCCCGCACCCGCGAAATGACCTGCATGGCCAGTAACGAGTCGCCGCCCAAGTCAAAAAAGTTGTCTCTGACACCGAGCCCCTCGATCTGGAGGACCTCCTGCCAGATCAGGCCAACTTGTTGCTCTGTCTCGGTTTGAGCCTCGACCGGCCTTTGGCCCATGCGGGGCCGGACGTTGGCCGGTTTGGGCAGAGCGCGATAATCCACCTTGCCAGCGGGGGTCAAGGGCAGGCTTTTCAAGGAAACAAATTGCGCCGGTATCATATAGGCAGGCAATTGCTCCCTCAACTGGCTCAATAAATCGCTCACCGTTGGTTCCGGCTGTTTGCCTGGCAGATAATAGGCCACCAAACGTTTTTGGCCGGGAGGGTCCTCGCGCATTTGAACCACGGCATCCTTCAAGCCGGCACAACTTTGCAAGGCCTTCTCGATTTCTTCCAGCTCAATTCGAAACCCTCGAATCTTGATCTGGCGGTCCACGCGTCCTATAAAATCGAGATTCCCGTCTGAACGCAGCCGGACCAGGTCCCCTGTTTTATAGAAGCGCTCGGAGGGGGGGGGCATCCGGCAACGGACTGCTAATGAAACGCTCGGCAGTAAGTCCCGGACGGTTGCGATAGCCACGCGCTACTCCCTGCCCGCCAAGGTATAATTGTCCTATTCCATCAGCAGCGACGGGCTTGCCATCTTCGCCCAACACGAGCGCGCGCACGCTCGGCAGAGGCGCGCCGATGGCCAATGCTTCATCCTGCGGACCCGCTTTGTATGTGGTGGAGGTTATGGTTGCCTCGGTTGGCTCGTAGGCATTGATCAGGGCGACGCCCGGACCCACTGCCTTCCGCCATACCCGATAAGACTCAACCGATGCGCTCTCGCCCCCAATGATTACCAATCTGACTGAGGCCGGCCATCGCATCTCATGCAGGTCTCCAACCCATTTATGCCAATACGCAGTAGGCAGGTTCAAAACCGAGATTCTTTGCCGCTCAACGCAATTCAGGAAGGCAGGAATTGACCAAACCAAATCATTATCGCGCAGAACCACTGCCGCCCCGGAAAGCCACGAAGGAAAAATCTCCTCGATCGACACGTCAAAGCTCAAGGAAGCAAACTGCAAGACGCGATCGGAACCCACCAATTCATAGGCCCGCAAGATCGCCAGGTTATGATTGAGCAGCGAACGATGCGTGATCTCGACCCCCTTGGGTTTGCCCGTCGAGCCGGAGGTGTAAATCACGTAAGCCAGGTTCCCGGCTTGAGCCGGGCAATGGACTTTCTCCGAGGATGCGGCGCCCGCCTGGCAAAGCGCTTCGTCCAGGTGGAGCAAAGGGGTCTGGGCGCCGCGGAACCTGGAGCTGAATTGCGGTTGAGTAATCAGCAAGCCGGCTTGCGAATCCTCCAGCAGGTAGGCCAGGCGTTCGTTTGGATATGCCGCATCGAGCGGAAGGTAGGCCCCTCCCGATTTCCACACCGCCAGCAGGGCCACCAACAAATCCAGAGAACGTTCAAGGCAGATTGCTACCAGCACTTCCGGCACAACCCCCAGCATTTGAAGATAACGCGCCAACTGATTGGAGCGTCTTTGGAGTTCCCCAAAGCTCAACTCTTCGCCCCCAAAAACAGCCGCCGTCGCTTCCGGTGTGCGTGCCGCCTGCGCCTCAAAATAATGGATGTAAGTGTCGGCTAAACCTTTTTGCTGCCTGTCATTGTCTATCATGCCCGCTCCAATCGGTTTCAAGGAGATGTTTTCGCGCCAGTTGGCCCATGACGCGGCGAACTCCCGCAGTTCCTGATCGCACTCCCTTCAACATCGGTTTCCTCGATCACCCGTTTCTTTCTCTTTCAGTCTGAGTGGCCGCGCGGTTGTTGCGCAGCCGGTCCTCTTTGATGCTGGCATCTCACCCGTTCGCCCAATGCCTCGCGCCGCACTAACCTAAGCTGGCCATGTGCCAATCCCCCGCAGCCGCGGTATCTTTGCGTTTTTTTTGGCCTCTTTTGTGCCCAACCGCACTGCCCAACCAAATGGGATGGAACAAATCAGACCAATGCTGGTTCGACAGGTGCCAAAAAGTTTCTCAGGCGGCCCAAAACGTAGCTTTGGAATTGAGAACGAGCCTATGGATTTTCAAAGCATCTTCTCGACCAGCCAGGGGCGCTTTCATAACCCCCCATCAGCAACACCTCGCCAAAGAGCGACTCAAACCTTCCGGCCAGTTCAGGAGTGAAATACTTCTGCCACTCGCCGGGGATACCTTTGCGATAATGTGAGTGAACATCTTCCTGGCCCGGAGGACGGCCTCCGCTGAGGGTTGCAAACGAATGGCGCACTACGACCTGGCTCAGGATATCTGGCTCTACTTCAACCCCCCAGTTATCAGTTTTACGTGGACCGCTTGCCAGGGGCGTTGCTCGAGGAGAAGGAGTTCTCGTTGGCATGGCATTATCGCAGGGCCGATCCCGAGGAGGCCTCGCTGCGCTCCAAGGAATTGCCGGATCATCTCGCTGACTACACCAGAAACATCGATGTCCAGGTTCTCGAAGGCGATAAAGTCCTGGAGGTTCGCAATACAGGTATCACCAAAGGCATCGCTGCCAATGAATGGCTCGGCGCGCTCGCTCCGGGCTTTATTCTGGCTATTGGGGATGACTGGACGGACGAGGAGCTCTTTCGCGCCTTGCCGGCCACAGCTTGTACAATACGGGTGGGCGTGGCCCAAACCGCGGCTCGCTATCACCTGGGAAGTCCCGCGGCGGTGCGGCGGATGCTTCGTGGCCTGATGAGCGCCCCTCGAAACAAAGACAACGCCACTGGCGCTGGAAACTTGATCGATGGATTGGACGCAGCAATCCCCGCGCAATCCTGCTAGAACAAATTGAAACAAACCAGACCATCGTTGATTCGATTTGTTTCATTTCACTTGGATTCTACTCTCCTATTTTTCCTGTAACCCGGTCCACGTGAGCCCCGTCTGGGGTAATTGAAACAAAAACCAACGAAGCGGTTGGGCGCGTCCCTGTTGGGTGCGCCCCTTTTAAGTTGGATTGTTCGAGAGGGCCTGATTTCGGCAGCTTTTCCTTCTGCGCGGCCACCCTCTGGCATGTTTCTGGCTTTGCGGAAGGCTGGGTGGCCGAAGGCCGCATTCGGTGGGTCAAAAGAGCTGAGAAGCTCATTACACGCTATGAAATTGAAAGAACTCTTCTTCAAAGGCGAGCGCGCCATTGAGGTCCAACCACAAAAATCTGACGAACCAGAGCAGAGTACGGCAGTCGCCGCCCCGGAGTTCGCAGTGCCTCCCAAATCAACATTCTTCCACATCACTCATCACAAAGCGGCCTCCCAATGGATGCTTGGCATTTTCAAGGAGCTGTTTGGCCCAGTCGTGGTCAAACCGGAGTACCACGAGCGCCATATATGGGATCGCCCCATCCAGTCCGGGCGTGTCTATTCTTGCTGCTACATGGGCAAGCCCGAGTTCGACACCTTGGAAGTTCCCGAAACGAGCAGGGCTTTCGTTATCATCCGGGACCTGCGCGATACACTCGTATCAGCCTATTTCAGTCTTGGCTTCACGCATGAACTCAAAGTCGATGGCATGGATGTCTTCCGCAACATTCTCAATCGACTCGGCCCGGAAGGGGCGCTGCTCTATTTGGCGGAGGGCTGGCTGGTGCGGGCTGCTCGGATTCAACGGACCTGGCTCAATTCGGAAGTCCCCTGTTTTAAGCTGGAAGATTTCTTTTCTGATGCCCCGCGCATGCTGGGTTGCATGTTCGACCAGGGCTGGGGTTTGAAGGTTCCTCAGGGCCAGTTGGACAAAGTTGCCGAACACCATTCCTTTTTCCAACTCAGCGGTGGCCGCCAGCCCGGCCAGGAGAATGTGGCCTCTCATTATCGCAAGGGAACAGCCGGCGATTGGCGGAACCATTTTACGCCGCGCGTTGCCGAGCGTTTTGAGCAATTGTATAATGATGTGTTACTGCTGGCTGGTTACGAACAGCAACCCGGCTGGTCACAGCAACTCGAACACTCCACAAGAGAAAGCGCTTGCGCCCCAAGCTTTACCATTTGAGCGGTTCTTCGGGCTGGATGATGTTCCAATCACCACCGGGCGCAGAGTTGCGCTCCTGTTGGAGTTCTTCCCGTGCCCCCGTTTCGCTCCAGGCGCTTCCGGAAACACTCTTGTGCAAGCTGCTGCAGCCTGCCGCCAACGTGAGCGTGATGGCGCCAATGACCACTACTGCTTTTTGCGATTTCATGATTGCCTCTTTCTGCTGGCGCAACGTGTAATTGCGCCGCGTCACGAGCGCCGCTTGCGAATGCGTGCGGCGTTGTCATGGCGAACATCCCAATACCTGGGAGGAGCCAGAGGGACCCCTCTGCCCGGCCTTCTCCATTAATCCTGAAGTCCACGACGCTTCGCCCGGAC
Encoded here:
- a CDS encoding transposase, which translates into the protein MEVQKKLTLLPRSIWLLLPHSLSAGLCTSSIPHPLAPRAEFVMVFTTVSQAVLDTREVLELYRVRWQIELRFKHLKSLLGLGCLP
- a CDS encoding DUF6159 family protein, whose amino-acid sequence is MSKFQRSWLLLKSSLSIIARNKQLLVFPIVIFLCTLVIILFFLAPPLLRPTGYSYLSAQHWQAISQSLFTHSGGRQGVGFTGAALAYGVFLYFVSMFVATFFNVAFYHEILAALGGQPVSIARGLRFAASRWQAIVTWTLFAGLVGLIIKMIEQRLDLVGRIMAKIIGLAWSVAAVFVIPIIVRGEQGANPVAMLRKSAGCLKKTWGEALIGYVGLAFANTLILLGSIVVLGGALALSVALHNFWLLALVGLLWFLSLIAWSYLVGVASQVYKGALYLYAADAVVPEPYNQEMLDMAWKFKKS
- a CDS encoding condensation domain-containing protein — encoded protein: MVLDAQSHQDCPFEQIVIATQPTRGARRNPLYNVALLWHNVPGTLESHSNALQITPSPIHPLSALLDLRFEAEPRNSQWLLSCEYDSGVFSQGRIAFLLRSFSGVLENLIRRPALALEDFALGETSVRRWLRALGLSGPKSLSRPSEVVGGQGAT
- a CDS encoding condensation domain-containing protein; translated protein: MPPPSERFYKTGDLVRLRSDGNLDFIGRVDRQIKIRGFRIELEEIEKALQSCAGLKDAVVQMREDPPGQKRLVAYYLPGKQPEPTVSDLLSQLREQLPAYMIPAQFVSLKSLPLTPAGKVDYRALPKPANVRPRMGQRPVEAQTETEQQVGLIWQEVLQIEGLGVRDNFFDLGGDSLLAMQVISRVRDAFGIELPLSRLFDAPTVEGLARRLDSATPDVPNGKELFSTGLPDAGGAPASFSQERLWLLHQMNPKTDAYNMAWALRLKGNLDVAALECALGEVLRRHDVLRTSFRYADGCLMQAIDGEARLEMAATTLEHVPAKQRESKLQQLLALEVRRPFDLAKAPLMRASLFKLSATESALLLVMHHAVSDGWSLAILFKDVQRFYEAFVSGSSPTQPAPALRYADYARWQRLYMSGPLLEREVSYWKQLLSGAPQQVAFPQDPLPSPEKPAALRQSLVFSSKTAQAATRLARSRRATPFMVLLTALAITLKKWTGATDLVIGTVTAGRSRREFEELVGCFINFLPLRLDLRGKETGEQVLLEAPPGGARCPIPPGLPFRADCHCDTANSRCPAQSTI
- a CDS encoding amino acid adenylation domain-containing protein, translated to MIDNDRQQKGLADTYIHYFEAQAARTPEATAAVFGGEELSFGELQRRSNQLARYLQMLGVVPEVLVAICLERSLDLLVALLAVWKSGGAYLPLDAAYPNERLAYLLEDSQAGLLITQPQFSSRFRGAQTPLLHLDEALCQAGAASSEKVHCPAQAGNLAYVIYTSGSTGKPKGVEITHRSLLNHNLAILRAYELVGSDRVLQFASLSFDVSIEEIFPSWLSGAAVVLRDNDLVWSIPAFLNCVERQRISVLNLPTAYWHKWVGDLHEMRWPASVRLVIIGGESASVESYRVWRKAVGPGVALINAYEPTEATITSTTYKAGPQDEALAIGAPLPSVRALVLGEDGKPVAADGIGQLYLGGQGVARGYRNRPGLTAERFISSPLPDAPPLRALL
- the otsB gene encoding trehalose-phosphatase — encoded protein: MDRLPGALLEEKEFSLAWHYRRADPEEASLRSKELPDHLADYTRNIDVQVLEGDKVLEVRNTGITKGIAANEWLGALAPGFILAIGDDWTDEELFRALPATACTIRVGVAQTAARYHLGSPAAVRRMLRGLMSAPRNKDNATGAGNLIDGLDAAIPAQSC
- a CDS encoding sulfotransferase domain-containing protein, with product MKLKELFFKGERAIEVQPQKSDEPEQSTAVAAPEFAVPPKSTFFHITHHKAASQWMLGIFKELFGPVVVKPEYHERHIWDRPIQSGRVYSCCYMGKPEFDTLEVPETSRAFVIIRDLRDTLVSAYFSLGFTHELKVDGMDVFRNILNRLGPEGALLYLAEGWLVRAARIQRTWLNSEVPCFKLEDFFSDAPRMLGCMFDQGWGLKVPQGQLDKVAEHHSFFQLSGGRQPGQENVASHYRKGTAGDWRNHFTPRVAERFEQLYNDVLLLAGYEQQPGWSQQLEHSTRESACAPSFTI